A section of the Virgibacillus sp. NKC19-3 genome encodes:
- the folB gene encoding dihydroneopterin aldolase, which yields MDKIMLNTMQFYGFHGLLPEENKLGQRFYVDVELFTDLKKPGETDDMDDSIHYGQAYELIKEIVEGEAKNLVEAVAETIANQLLASFALLTACTVKVTKPDPPVPGHYQSIAVEIFREKTV from the coding sequence TTGGATAAAATTATGTTAAATACCATGCAATTTTATGGATTTCATGGTTTGCTACCGGAAGAAAACAAGCTTGGACAACGATTTTATGTGGATGTGGAACTTTTTACAGATTTAAAAAAACCCGGAGAGACTGATGATATGGACGATTCTATTCACTATGGACAGGCCTATGAGCTTATCAAAGAAATTGTGGAAGGCGAGGCAAAGAATTTGGTCGAAGCCGTAGCTGAGACAATTGCGAATCAGTTACTTGCTTCCTTTGCCTTATTAACGGCCTGTACCGTAAAAGTTACAAAGCCGGATCCACCCGTCCCAGGACATTATCAATCTATAGCTGTAGAAATCTTCCGGGAGAAAACCGTATGA
- the cysK gene encoding cysteine synthase A, with amino-acid sequence MRVANNIAGLIGETPIVKLNRMTDEDSADIYLKLEFMNPGSSVKDRIALSMIEAAEKNGSLKDGDTIIEPTSGNTGIGLAMVGAAKGYKTILVMPDTMSKERRNLLRAYGAELVLTPGAEAMKGAIKKAEELKEQHGYFMPQQFNNEANTEVHARTTGKEIVEQMSDGLDAFIAGIGTGGTITGAGSVLKDNFDGIKLYAVEPEDSPVLSGGSPGPHKLQGLGAGFVPKILDTDIYEEVIQISNEKAFETSRQVATTNGILGGISAGAAVAAAKKVAKQLGKGKKVLAVIPDNGERYLSTPLYQFDEE; translated from the coding sequence ATGAGAGTTGCTAATAATATTGCTGGTTTAATTGGGGAGACACCGATTGTTAAATTAAATCGCATGACAGATGAAGATAGTGCAGATATTTACTTAAAACTGGAATTTATGAATCCGGGTAGTTCGGTGAAAGATCGTATTGCTTTGTCGATGATTGAAGCAGCAGAAAAAAATGGGTCTTTAAAAGATGGGGACACGATTATTGAACCTACCAGCGGTAATACGGGTATTGGTCTGGCAATGGTAGGAGCCGCAAAAGGATATAAGACGATTTTAGTGATGCCTGATACGATGAGTAAAGAACGCCGCAACTTGCTTCGTGCTTATGGGGCAGAGTTGGTATTGACGCCTGGAGCGGAAGCGATGAAAGGTGCTATTAAGAAAGCAGAAGAATTAAAAGAGCAACATGGCTACTTCATGCCACAGCAATTTAATAATGAGGCAAATACCGAAGTTCATGCACGAACAACAGGGAAAGAAATCGTTGAGCAAATGAGTGACGGTCTGGATGCATTTATCGCTGGAATTGGAACAGGCGGAACGATTACAGGAGCGGGGAGCGTGTTGAAGGATAACTTTGACGGGATTAAGCTCTATGCGGTAGAGCCTGAAGATTCTCCAGTCTTATCCGGCGGTTCTCCAGGTCCACATAAGCTCCAGGGACTTGGCGCTGGATTTGTTCCAAAGATACTGGATACAGATATCTATGAAGAAGTGATCCAAATATCAAATGAAAAGGCATTTGAAACGTCACGCCAAGTTGCAACAACCAATGGAATTTTAGGAGGTATCTCAGCCGGAGCCGCAGTTGCTGCAGCTAAAAAAGTTGCCAAGCAATTAGGCAAAGGCAAGAAAGTACTTGCAGTTATACCTGATAATGGGGAAAGATATTTATCAACGCCCCTGTATCAATTTGATGAAGAATAA
- the hslO gene encoding Hsp33 family molecular chaperone HslO, translating to MGDYLIKATTNKGMVRAYGVISTQTVKEVCERQDTWATASAALGRTVTITAMMGAMLKGEDTITVKVQGDGPIGGIIADGNAKAEVRGYVTNPHVDFDLNAFGKLDVARAVGTNGTISVVKDLGLKDYFTGEVPIISGEIGEDFTYYFAHSEQTPSAVGAGVLVNPNHSVLAAGGFIIQVMPGATEEVIQQLEEQIQAFPAISTLIQDENTPEDLLQLLFPEEEVKILERLPLQFHCGCSKERIEQAMMGLGNEEIRSMMEEDHGAEVSCHFCNEVYHFTEEELQALIK from the coding sequence GTGGGAGACTATTTAATAAAAGCAACGACTAATAAAGGTATGGTACGTGCCTATGGCGTGATCTCCACACAAACTGTGAAAGAAGTGTGCGAGAGACAGGATACCTGGGCGACCGCTTCTGCTGCTTTAGGTCGTACGGTTACGATAACAGCGATGATGGGTGCGATGCTTAAAGGGGAAGATACCATTACTGTAAAAGTGCAAGGTGATGGACCGATTGGTGGTATCATTGCGGATGGTAATGCGAAAGCAGAGGTTCGTGGATATGTAACAAATCCGCATGTTGATTTTGACTTAAATGCGTTTGGGAAATTAGATGTGGCACGTGCAGTCGGTACAAACGGAACGATCAGTGTCGTAAAAGACCTTGGATTGAAGGATTATTTTACCGGTGAAGTTCCGATTATTTCCGGGGAAATTGGAGAAGACTTTACGTATTATTTTGCCCATTCGGAGCAGACGCCTTCTGCTGTAGGTGCAGGTGTATTGGTCAATCCGAATCACTCCGTACTTGCAGCTGGTGGGTTTATTATCCAAGTGATGCCTGGGGCTACCGAGGAAGTAATCCAACAATTAGAAGAGCAAATTCAGGCTTTTCCGGCGATATCAACGCTCATTCAAGACGAAAATACACCAGAAGACCTCCTACAGCTCCTGTTTCCTGAAGAAGAGGTAAAGATACTGGAGCGTCTACCGCTTCAATTTCATTGTGGATGTTCGAAAGAGCGAATCGAGCAAGCTATGATGGGATTAGGAAATGAGGAAATTAGGAGCATGATGGAGGAGGATCACGGTGCAGAAGTAAGTTGTCATTTCTGTAATGAAGTCTATCATTTTACAGAAGAGGAACTTCAAGCATTGATAAAATAG
- the lysS gene encoding lysine--tRNA ligase yields MQVRREKLNAYLEQGLNPFGGKFSRTHMAEELKELYDPFSKEELQEKEDQVTIAGRMMTKRGKGKAGFAHLQDISGQIQIYVRQDSIGEDAYEIFKTTDIGDIIGVTGVMFKTKVGELSVKATQFQLLTKSLRPLPEKYHGLKDVEQRYRQRYLDLITNMDSKETFILRSKIIQSMRQYLNGEGYLEVETPMMHAIPGGASARPFQTHHNALDMPLYMRIAIELHLKRLIIGGLEKVYEIGRVFRNEGVSTRHNPEFTMIELYEAFADYRDIMTLTENLIAHIAKEVLGSTTIMYGNQEIELEPEWTKLHIVDAIKEETGVDFWEDMSDEKARDLAKEHRVEITESMTFGHIVNEFFEQKVEDTLIQPTFIYGHPLEISPLAKKNDEDERFTDRFELFIVGREHANAFSELNDPIDQRERFEAQVKEREAGNDEAQLMDDDFLEALEYGMPPTGGLGIGIDRLVMLLTNAQSIRDVLLFPLMREK; encoded by the coding sequence ATGCAAGTTCGCCGTGAAAAATTAAACGCTTATCTCGAACAGGGACTGAATCCCTTTGGCGGAAAATTTTCCAGAACGCATATGGCAGAAGAATTAAAAGAGTTGTATGATCCATTTTCCAAAGAGGAATTGCAGGAAAAGGAAGATCAAGTTACCATCGCCGGTAGAATGATGACAAAGCGGGGAAAAGGGAAGGCTGGTTTTGCGCATTTGCAGGATATAAGCGGCCAAATCCAAATCTACGTACGTCAGGATTCCATTGGTGAGGATGCTTATGAAATTTTTAAAACAACGGATATAGGAGATATCATCGGTGTTACAGGAGTGATGTTTAAGACAAAAGTCGGGGAGTTATCTGTCAAGGCAACCCAGTTCCAATTGTTAACCAAATCACTTCGTCCATTACCGGAGAAATACCATGGCTTAAAAGATGTGGAGCAACGCTATCGTCAGCGTTATCTGGACTTAATTACAAATATGGACAGCAAGGAAACCTTCATATTACGAAGCAAAATTATCCAATCGATGCGTCAATATTTGAACGGGGAAGGATACCTAGAGGTGGAAACACCCATGATGCATGCGATACCGGGTGGGGCATCTGCACGTCCTTTTCAAACCCATCATAACGCATTAGACATGCCATTATATATGCGGATCGCTATTGAGCTGCACTTGAAGCGTTTGATTATCGGTGGATTGGAGAAGGTGTATGAAATTGGGCGGGTCTTTCGTAACGAAGGCGTTTCAACGAGACACAATCCAGAATTTACGATGATTGAGTTATATGAAGCCTTTGCGGATTACCGTGATATTATGACATTAACGGAAAATCTCATCGCACATATTGCTAAGGAAGTGTTAGGTTCAACGACAATTATGTATGGGAATCAGGAAATAGAACTGGAACCAGAATGGACGAAACTGCATATTGTAGATGCGATAAAAGAGGAAACAGGTGTAGATTTCTGGGAGGATATGAGCGACGAGAAGGCAAGAGACCTTGCGAAAGAGCATCGTGTTGAAATTACAGAATCCATGACTTTTGGACATATCGTCAATGAATTCTTTGAACAAAAAGTGGAGGATACGTTAATTCAGCCTACATTTATTTATGGCCATCCACTGGAAATTTCACCATTAGCAAAGAAAAATGATGAAGATGAGCGATTTACGGATCGATTCGAATTATTTATTGTCGGACGTGAACACGCAAACGCATTTAGTGAATTAAATGATCCTATTGATCAAAGAGAGCGTTTTGAAGCTCAAGTAAAAGAAAGAGAAGCAGGAAATGATGAAGCGCAACTAATGGATGATGACTTTCTGGAAGCTCTAGAATATGGCATGCCTCCAACCGGCGGGCTTGGAATTGGTATTGATCGACTTGTTATGCTGCTAACAAACGCCCAATCCATTCGCGATGTATTGTTATTTCCATTAATGCGTGAAAAATAA
- the folP gene encoding dihydropteroate synthase, with amino-acid sequence MILKTVTKTFDLSDRTHIMGILNVTPDSFSDGGNYTLIENAVKQAVEMEKLGADIIDIGGESTRPDHEPVSQEEEIRRVVPMIKAVKDNIHIPISIDTYKAETARQAIEAGAEIINDVWGAKRDPEIASIAANYQAPIILMHNRTNKDYTFLIDDMKKDLAESITIALKAGVARENIVLDPGVGFAKTAKDNLVVMNNLEQFTHLGYPLLLGTSRKSFIGGMLDLPAEERDHGTGATTCLGITKGAQIIRVHNVKVNMEMAKMMDGMLSEAEGGKTVG; translated from the coding sequence ATGATCTTAAAAACAGTAACAAAAACATTCGACTTATCCGATCGCACCCATATAATGGGGATTCTAAATGTTACCCCGGACTCTTTTTCAGATGGTGGTAATTATACGTTGATTGAAAATGCGGTTAAACAGGCTGTGGAGATGGAAAAGCTCGGTGCGGATATCATTGATATTGGCGGGGAATCAACACGCCCGGATCATGAGCCTGTATCACAGGAAGAAGAGATCCGGCGGGTGGTACCGATGATTAAAGCTGTCAAGGACAATATCCATATACCGATTTCTATTGACACATACAAAGCAGAAACGGCCCGCCAGGCAATTGAAGCTGGTGCTGAAATCATTAATGATGTGTGGGGGGCAAAAAGGGACCCCGAAATTGCTAGCATAGCTGCGAATTATCAAGCACCAATTATTTTAATGCATAACCGTACAAATAAGGACTACACTTTCCTGATTGATGATATGAAGAAAGACTTAGCGGAAAGTATTACCATTGCTTTAAAAGCCGGTGTTGCAAGGGAAAATATTGTGCTGGATCCGGGTGTAGGATTTGCTAAAACAGCGAAGGATAATTTAGTTGTCATGAATAATCTGGAACAATTCACTCATTTAGGTTATCCGCTGTTACTAGGGACCTCACGCAAAAGCTTTATCGGTGGTATGTTGGACCTTCCAGCAGAAGAACGGGATCATGGAACCGGAGCAACAACTTGTCTAGGTATTACAAAAGGTGCACAAATCATTCGTGTACATAACGTAAAGGTAAATATGGAGATGGCAAAAATGATGGATGGTATGCTTTCTGAAGCTGAAGGAGGGAAAACAGTTGGATAA
- the folK gene encoding 2-amino-4-hydroxy-6-hydroxymethyldihydropteridine diphosphokinase, with the protein MNSAFIALGSNIEPRGEYLRKALHLLSEEGSIIIREKSSIYETAPVGYTDQSDFLNMVIEVDTSLSSYDLLEFCQKVEQKLGRDRKIRFGPRTIDLDILIYNQENSEIESLIIPHPRMHERAFVLIPLDEIAPDLIIPTLGMRARDFLNKLPESDLSDVTKIAAK; encoded by the coding sequence ATGAATAGCGCATTTATCGCCCTGGGATCTAATATTGAACCAAGAGGGGAATACCTGAGGAAAGCTTTACATTTACTCTCCGAAGAGGGCTCCATCATCATCCGGGAAAAGTCATCAATCTATGAGACTGCACCAGTAGGCTATACTGATCAGTCGGATTTTCTGAATATGGTTATTGAGGTAGATACATCTCTTTCCTCTTATGATTTGTTGGAGTTTTGTCAGAAAGTGGAGCAGAAATTAGGGCGGGATCGCAAAATTCGATTTGGCCCACGAACAATAGATCTTGACATTTTGATCTATAATCAAGAGAATAGTGAAATAGAAAGCTTAATCATTCCACATCCAAGAATGCATGAGCGAGCGTTTGTACTGATACCGTTAGATGAAATTGCGCCAGATTTGATCATACCGACATTGGGGATGCGCGCACGGGATTTTCTAAATAAGCTTCCGGAATCAGACCTCAGCGATGTAACAAAAATCGCCGCAAAATGA
- a CDS encoding peptidylprolyl isomerase — protein sequence MSRKLLLAVIVVLLITNIATLLVWNNQESIVRNNDEAVASIDGEAITYGEWMRSLRNSYGESQLKTMIDQTIVNQLADQKNIDVEEKIMEREVALLTSMQGVMSEEEFEEKEEDWREDIRYRYQLEQLLTEDISIPEDEIESYYDQYDNGYDFAASMQLSHIVVQNLDTAEKVVKELEEGAAFHLLAQEYSIDEESANDGGYLGFIPTNSQFFPEGYEEVAADMEEYSYSDPFEVDSGVAIIYLHRKLPSIEFTYEEIKPYIENELALHEMEQSLEADPLWEMLDIEWIYQE from the coding sequence ATGTCCAGAAAATTACTCCTAGCCGTTATTGTCGTTCTTTTGATTACAAATATTGCTACACTACTGGTTTGGAATAATCAAGAATCGATTGTAAGAAATAATGACGAAGCAGTAGCATCCATTGATGGAGAAGCGATTACCTACGGGGAGTGGATGCGTTCTCTCAGGAACTCTTACGGGGAAAGCCAGCTGAAAACGATGATTGATCAAACGATTGTAAATCAATTAGCTGATCAAAAAAACATAGATGTTGAAGAGAAGATTATGGAACGGGAAGTTGCTTTATTAACGTCTATGCAAGGAGTAATGTCCGAAGAAGAATTTGAGGAAAAGGAAGAAGACTGGCGGGAAGATATACGTTATCGATACCAATTAGAACAACTGTTGACGGAGGATATTTCCATTCCTGAGGACGAAATCGAAAGTTATTATGATCAATATGACAATGGTTATGATTTTGCGGCATCCATGCAACTTTCCCATATTGTTGTGCAGAATTTGGATACGGCTGAAAAGGTTGTGAAGGAGTTAGAAGAAGGGGCCGCGTTTCATTTACTTGCTCAGGAATATTCGATAGATGAAGAATCGGCAAATGATGGTGGATACCTTGGATTTATTCCTACAAATAGCCAATTTTTCCCGGAGGGGTACGAAGAAGTAGCTGCAGATATGGAAGAATACTCCTACAGCGATCCGTTTGAGGTAGATTCGGGAGTGGCTATTATTTATCTTCATCGAAAACTTCCATCTATTGAATTTACCTATGAGGAAATAAAACCATATATCGAAAATGAGTTGGCGTTGCATGAGATGGAGCAATCACTCGAGGCAGACCCATTATGGGAAATGTTAGACATCGAATGGATATATCAGGAGTAA